A segment of the Zingiber officinale cultivar Zhangliang chromosome 8B, Zo_v1.1, whole genome shotgun sequence genome:
gtttttttttttttcattttgactATTTCTTCAGGAGTATTGGGATACAATGTTGCAattaagtgttgtagcatcttagtaatataagcctcttgagataaactcaaaagcctttttgatcgatcttacatgatcttcactcctaagatgtactaacttctcttcaaaaataataCCATCCATTTgaatatatccttttgcaactagtcGGACTTTAATTTGTATTGATTAATCGTTCCATTCgctttcctcttgattttgagaatcaacttattcccaatagcccttcagcCCAGAGGAAGATCGATTAAATCCCAAACTTAATTCTTTCTCATTGAatccatttcctcatccattgcaacttaccccttttcttttttctcttaACGAAGCATCTTAATGCTTCCTTTACCGTTTGAGGTTTATTGTATCAGCTGAGAGTGTTATTAGTGCtttattctcaatatcaaaccattTCTTCataagttgggttgttgagaagtcaacttatgacttggcaaatcactcccactaggttgacaaGACTTAGGCATCTCTTTTGACACctttcttgttgataatatctcatcctctcAAAGAGGAAtacttttatcaacatcacctctggttGGGAACTCTATTTCGAGAAAAATTACATCTCTcgaatctatttcggagatggtttcatctagttactcacctatgaaaacataacctttggagatcttatgatatctaataaagatacatttgTTATCCCTAAGTCCCAATTTCTATACtagtgagaactatcatgaacataagcagctgacacccagggtctcagattacttaaatccgaTTTTCTGCTTGTCCAACGTTCATTTGAGGTAGATGAAACTAACTTTGAAgatactttgttaagtatataggccgcaactaataatgcatctcagCAAATTACTTTGCGTCATCATAAATCTaaccatatctagaagagttctatttctttttttagcaatctcattttgctgtggagttcatGAGATtgttagttgtctaataatcccgctatcattacatattgtcttgaacatattagACAAATATTTCCCTCCgtggtcagtgcgtaaagtcttaactttacattcCGTTTGATTCTTAACTTCATTCATTTAACGAATGAAGTAATCTAATGCTTCAtacttatgagaaatcaaatatatatgaccaaaatgagagaaatcatcaataaatgtaatgaaataggaagttcCATGTCTAGGCTTCACATTTATTAGACCACagatatccgaatgaattaattgcaatgatgattcagtgcttatagccttaccaaatggttacCAAGTTGTTTTTCcatcaagacaatgctcacatatagacaagtgaatcttagcccgagtgcccaatagactcTCTCTAGCTAAccaattcatacgttcttgtcctatgtgtcctaatctagcatgtcaaacctcattagttatatctacatcactagttagagcaatgtttgaaaaacaaccatcaatagcacaATTGATATctagttctacatcaagaaccataaaaccatttgataaaaaatcatatccgattgacactgagtcaatcttaagttcaacactccggctataaaaattaatacaataccctaaattaaGAAGACCtataacggaaacaagattccgtcaaattttaggagcatacaggatatcatgtagaaacaaaacactaccaccacagaggttgagtttgcaagtgtcgactcATTTAACTttaactcttgcattgtttcctatatagatccatttgttgccagctggtacccgtcggtactctacaaatgtaactcactcccgagctacatggtttgttgctcccgaatctataatccacaaagggtaagaatcagctaacaacactgcaCTTGCAACATAGTActcgtggaaagaagataaaaatggATATACCTTTTTAGGCTTGTTACAATCTCAAGAAAAATggtccttcttgccacagttatagcaagtcaacttgcacttaggtctttgtccatatttctttcctttcttcttgatttggtttttttacagcaacaacactagcctcatttccttttccctttcctttcttaaaccatttcttcttattcttggtaccagaaccttcagctacaaaagcctgaccagaaatccttgcgaaTTCAATCCTCTCTGCCTCAAGTTCTACATGGCATGAGACaacagtgaaagtcttgatactcttacTATGGATCAGATTCTGTTTCATTGtatcccaagaatcaggaagggaacggataactgcttgaacctattGTTCATCGGTCAATGCATGACCAAcaatcttaagctctcgaatcattatacccatctccctgagatgttgggacatggtaacattcgagcattttttttacagctatcaaacttgatagttagctgatgggagcttactcagacttactccactgtacttctctctaagggctgcccagacagcatgagccgatggtaatggctcatactcaaataccaggtcatccaccgttgaactaattaatattcccttagcaatagagtccttccttttccatgccttataggcatcaatgtTACATTTGTGTTGTGCTGTTGAACCATTAGCTGGTTCATCCATGAATTGATTtatagcctctagaacttctttttcttcaagaacatattgtatcttgagttgtcagattttgtagttattctcatataatttctctctatTATTAAGTTTAgcttatgatgttcttatttgtcatgatctaacataaataaacatattttttAGTATTCAGTGCaattcatatgcatgcaatttataattgactcaatattaatttgagttggtttacaaaatcaagtgataactacgtttccactcatcatttgtatggtccaatcaaatgaacattgatcaatactattacatgcatcccaacaaatgaactaatcatcattctatcatgatttctttaattaaataaactaattatttaataaaatgaactaatcatttttcatgtatCATGTAGAGTAATCaacatatgaatgaacatatcattcatataaacatgtcgcatattgttaacatataacaaacagacatgaactaaatggactaatactaTTCATACATAATAACAGTAACAATAACATAACTCTTACAAACTAGATAGGCtgacaccactcccactaggacagacactagtgcagtggccaacatAATCCCcttcagcctggactcatttgagaCAATCTCAAATAGACCaacttcaagattttcaatttgatCTATCATCGAAACTTCTTCAGAAACCTCTTTAGATTCTTCAGGATCCTTCTCAAATTCTTCAAGATCTTTCTCTAGGAACTCATGGTGAAGTAGCTCCACACACAACTATGCATATAAGGTTCTCCCTTCGGAGAGCCTCCATATTTGGTGTGCTACCACCTTAGGATTCTCCAGCAGTGAACAAATCAACATCCAGATCCTATAATTATCCAGGATTAGAAACTCTTCTTATTCGAGTTTCAAGGACTGGTAATCATCCATGTCAtctttaaattgaaattaaataaattagtacAAAACTAACTAAtcagtacaaaaccggcttaatttaatttatataggtatagaaccaacattattaatcaaaaaaataaatcttcttgattttcaagaGTCTAAATCGACTGATCCGTTTGATCGGTTGATTGGGAATTTAGATCCTGAGCTTTCTCAAATgccctcattagaactaatctaactgGACTGGGATTtcttacctatgttctgttaatcTAAGCCCATTTAAgttaatttcagacttattgatcaaactcaggtccattTGATCAAATCAATATCTATTtgattaagtctgacccattagaataaatctaattagtttagttaaaccaactaatgatttgaACTAAATCAAGGTCAAATTGGGCCAAAATTCTCTGATTAAACCAACATGGTCGGTCTGATTCAGTGAACCAGATCTAGTTTAAGTCCGACCAAAAAGTTTCAACCCAATTAATTGAGGCAATTAATAATCCCAATTATAATTAATTCTACATGCATCAATTAATTGAAacgtaagtttgataacacaaacttaatctaacatgcaATAATCAAACAATTTCTCAAACAGTAAGTTTGACGAACAAAATTACTATTCGACCTTTTTCTTCACTACGCCACATGCCTCCTCCACACAACCACGACAGACGTGGTTGTCAGCCACAAAGGCCAATCACCAGCATacaatgtgttggtgcgggaagcatccgacgatcgactgttgttttgataatggcaaaggaattcaaagttaagttgtcttgtgatctaatgcacttaattaagtgtttcaggaaagttctagctgcggttaggcaagtgaaaaaccctagggggtggtaaccctaggtcatagggggtggtaaccctatgcgaaaagtcttgacgGGCcgggagcttcgggcaaaagtcctattgggggtaaccctaggtggaaagtcctggtgttgcgaaccaggtgaaagactggaccagccgggaagcagaagtccagcagaaagtccagaagcttcaaacgctgagcaaaagtccagtcgatctggaggatcgtactggcaacaggtaaatatcctgagtggagtaggtgaggacgcgttccccgttgagggaacagtaggcgtcgggtcgacctaggatttccgattggaaatccaaagtcagacccggacaatccgacgactgtcaagtatatcgatcatattatttctgtgctaactttgttttgcagggtttgtgtttgagaCTAATACAATttacaggaacaaaggagcaactcaaacctcggatgaacagtgtccgaggcgcctccatggggcttggaggcacctcgggtgctagccgaagccaactATCCAGaaacgttggaggcgccttagatggacttgaaggcgccttggagttggggttcaaggcgccttggactggcctttaaggcgccttgaggaggatAAGCGCAGAAGGAGTCTGCGTTGATCTACGCGGCTGAATcggctcgttggaggcgcctcggacagccttggaggcgcctccagcactgtttataaggggacttcgaacagcagctcagtacaacttcttccaagcgatctttctgctacaagctgcttacgagacgatcccgaagtgctgcaatgaGATCCCGACGACCCAAAGCTTCAACTTTCagtattttgttgtcggtataaagtttgtttactgcttttacattgtacttagtttgtaataaccactttcgagcttatagttgttgcccaccggaagcgatcaacgatcacgggccttggagtaggagtcgccacaggctccgaaccaagtaaccaacttgtgttagcgtgtgctcttttatttttccactgcgtttatctactcgattgttttacgattccgaaacgaacgaaatagccacgagcgctatttaccccccctctagcgctttcgatccaacacaacGGTGGTCGCTGATCCTTTCTAGCGCTGGATACTGGTCGTCCTTGGCTTGACAACGTCGTCGTTGGCTCGACGACGTCGTCGTTGGCTGTTCAACGCATCTCGGCCACTTGTGCATTGCTGGCTAGACGGGAATCCTTCGCCAGATCCAAAATGTCGTCGCCGGCATACCTTCCAGCCGGCGTCTTCTGTCCAACGCCGAAGAATGCCCACTTCTTCCACTGAAGCCATGCCCATGAGCACATCAACGCCATTTATGTCGCCCCATGTAGAGGCGTGGTTGCCGACTACGACAATCAGCTGCCGATTTTCTAGCGTCGTTTCTAGCGCTAGCAGGCCAAGAACACCTATGACTATCCTCCCGACTTGGTCGTCGGTGTTTACGACCATTTCTACGTGACAAACACTTGGTCGGTAGCAATCGCCAGTTCTTTCTGACATGGTTGGCAGCACGTAACACAGCCGCTGGCGCACAATCCGATTGCTAGTTCTTGCAGCGATCATTCGCAAGCCATTTGCTGGCTCGGAAGGAAATTTCCAACACAAAGTTGTGATTTCCAGGCAAAGTAATACAGATTATTTTCATGCTTTTACAAtttgtgctctgataccattgttgatagtTCTAAGCATGAAAAATACAGAAATACAAAATATGTAAAAACTTACAGTGATCTCCGGCAGATCTGCAATCGGCGCCGGCAAGACTTGCTGATGGAAGAATGATCACAAAATCGGAAAgctcttcatggttcacaaaccaaatccttcttgcgagattggacaaaccaatcttgaatgttcttTTTTGCCCACTTACAATCTTGTGCACACGAATGAACCTTGTACGGAGACCTTTTCGATATGGGATGAACCCTTTTTCGAACTTCGCATACAGTAAgtcccctcttcctttctctcttgtgCTCCTCTTCCCTTTAAATTGCTTCGTCGACCTTATATAGGTGTAGAAGTTCTCTTCCCCTTCCTTCATTTATGAAGGAAGGTGATTATATTGGAAGAGGAAGGGGAAGGGGCACCTTCTCACCTTCCTAACTCCAACACCTACAGCAATAGATGCTTCACTCCTGGAACACCGACATAATTTCTTCAACCTCTGATTTTCTTTGCTAGTGAATGAGTTTATGCAAATGCGGAGAGAGTGGTTGTGAACCAAATTAGTTTTGATATGTACACCACCCCTGAAGCAAACTTTCTTTCTTACCATCTTCAGCATCTTTCATTCGCCATTGCCACAAGCAAAGCAAAGTATTCTTTTACTCATCGATGGAGTAGAATAAACATCATGCTTTACCCCGCAACATAAAATATCCTTAATCTACCTCTCACACAAGCTGCAATCCAACTAAAATTTGTAAACTTAATTGTCAATGGAAAATCCAATTTTCTTTAGAATTAAAGGCTTGTGACGAACTAAAATCCTTGtcagatttaatttaatttacgtatttaatttcttttcttttcttttctttttctttttctttttctttaaaaaaaagtaaaaaaacaataTTGGTTATGGCTCGTAAGATACTTAAATCCTTGACAGCTTTAGtttatattcttttatttatttttctatttcttttactaaagacaaaaaaaaaaaaaaaaaaaaaagtaaaagtaaCTGATGTAGCCACATCTCTGTCTCAATCTGTGAATTGGTATTTGAACGCGGTATAGTCACGACCCTTTCATGACTATCTTATACTATTGATTAGTAAGACTTTAATAGGAACTTAAATTGACAAGTATATGTATAGTGACCCACAAAGATAATGAAATTCTCTGTCAAATTTCGATTCTCTAATCATTACAATCATTATATCATGCACTTATCAATTGAGTCATGAGATGTTGCCACCAACTTATCAATTGAGTCAGTCCTAAAGGTCataatttgatatttgataatggaTATACATATATAGCTagtttaattagaattaattgaTGATTAAACTGCTCGCTCACCATTAATTAtgagaattatattaattaattaagaagaaTAGAGATTGATTGATTGTGTGGAGAATTAAGTAGAGAGGTTTAGCATCCTTTATAGAGATGGATTAGTGTGGAGAAGTTGATGAAGTTTAGCGTCCTATGTATAGACTTGATTAGTTTAATTACGAGGAAATTGAGTTTCATTTAGAAAATTAAAGGATTAGGGATTAAattgttggaaattggtttttgctAACTAATTAGTCCAAGAATATGGACATGAACAACTATATAGTTATATTTGGCGgatgaaaaattaatattttttattatttcgaTATGATTTAATAAAAGTGTTAGTTCGCACGTGAGTAATTAAGGTTTATGAACACATGCATGTACCCAAATGTTAACTAAAATACGCATGCATGCCAATTCTCATACGACTATAATTAATCAATTATACTTAATAATACTTAATCATtggaaattaattatacttaatCATTTATACTTATAATACGTAATCATtggaaattaattatacttaatCAATTATACTTAatcattgaaaattaattaattaataaataaaataaggtTATTGAAAATTTCAATGATTGAGAACACATTCTAATTAAAGCTATGAAACAATCAATTAACAATTGAATAAtaatctaaagtttttgaaagaaaTTCTTATTCTATAAAAGGAACTACTCTTTGAGCTCAACTTATTCAATACACGAGTTGGAAGTGTAACTCTAATGCTTATGCCTCTCACTAAAAAGTTCTAAGGATATGAAGGTTTATCATgacttataattataatttagagtgcgatctttttttttttttttacaaccgAGATGTCCAATTCTTACTACCCAATTAATTCTAGAGGTGACCGATTCGATTCTACGGAAATTTCTTATCGGTCTCTAGGGTAAGTCTGTTGGACCCCTGTGTCtaaatgtgatcaaccaagttaggttagatcctgtttggttttgatccctgtgtctaaatgtacaggagcttaggagcataggaagtcgagcggaagacgcagctagcgaaaaggatggcacgggaagggagccgacgggctcggtgcatccgagagacgaaagggctgcggaagaatacaccggtggacgagaagaacgtaggcgatgtttgagggatgagaaactggagcgaagcttgctcgaggagaagacctattcgggtgagccctattccggtgacTGAAATCACCCAGGAGATCGCAGCAGCAAAGGAGCGAAATGGAGCTGCAAGAGctactggaggcgccctcaaaggctgttgaaggcacctctgcACCTTTTGTGGaaggctagaaggcgccttcatgaacagtgcgaaggcaccctccaaggctatggaaggcgccttcggccaGTCAAACTAGCCATTTTGTAGTGGATAAAACATTATCCACTGCGCCACACTAGAGCCGCCTTCCaagcctttggaggcgccctcaagctgtgGATGAGATTTCTCATGGGCTATAAAAAAACCCCTGAACCTAGgaaatgaaacaacaactcttgtattaacttcctagcaactgtttgagctttcattgtgtgtaaaagacttctccgacTTCAgaaaaggagattcttagtgcgctttgcaaccgccttggagtaaaccattaggttgtaaccaagtcaattttgagtctcttccttatttttattacttttattttaattattaatgttgcATTTTAAGTAAgggttgaaagcacgaggagggtattgtttttctatttcaggcaattcactcctCCCATCTTGCGagccccgctgcgccaacaagtggtatcagagctcaaccatctcagaaggactaaatgctaactgaagcatcaagatcaagatgatggccgaaTCGATGATctatccaccaaaattcgaaggagaATTTGCGTCGTGGAAgaaacgaatggaggtatttttcaaaaccaactttgaaattcttttaataattaaatacggttttgtagcttCAAAAACCCCCCAAGGAGAAGAAACAAGAGAATATCAGTGGACCAAAAAGGAACAAGCAGATTTCGTAGCGAACGGACTAGccgagttccacctgcttagcgtgcttccaccccaggaagtaaatCAGATTGGAGATTACGACTTAgcgaaggagctttgggagaagttcttggagttgcacgaaggaacttccgaaaTAATGCTCACGAGACGGGACGTGCTCCGAaatcaactga
Coding sequences within it:
- the LOC122017181 gene encoding uncharacterized protein LOC122017181, whose translation is MKEGEENFYTYIRSTKQFKGKRSTREKGRGDLLYAKFEKGFIPYRKGLRTRFIRVHKIVSGQKRTFKIGLSNLARRIWFVNHEELSDFVIILPSASLAGADCRSAGDHFFMMSGRKKMRNDGGKQKKKKKKKKKIIKETTAGKRKKRR